Proteins from one Panicum virgatum strain AP13 chromosome 7K, P.virgatum_v5, whole genome shotgun sequence genomic window:
- the LOC120640723 gene encoding uncharacterized protein LOC120640723 codes for MVAAIAVASAGLGMLAGVAMASRAPPSSSEGPAPWTWRPGAPPAALRWGGGGAPRCEACGGSGKEECRLCARWSDAGARGSRRSGCGACAGTRRAPCRCCGGSGTGRRAAVRVAASARAAPTARAAR; via the coding sequence aTGGTGGCGGCGATCGCGGTGGCCTCGGCGGGGCTGGGGATGCTGGCGGGCGTCGCGATGGCCAGCCGGGCGCCGCCCTCGTCCTCGGAGGGACCCGCGCCGTGGACGTGGAGGCCCGGGGCTCCCCCGGCCGCGCtgcggtggggcggcggcggcgcgccgcgctGCGAGGCGTGCGGCGGGTCCGGCAAGGAGGAGTGCCGCCTGTGCGCGCGGTGGTCCGACGCCGGCGCCAGGGGGAGCCGCCGGTCCGGGTGCGGGGCGTGCGCGGGGACGCGCCGGGCGCCCTGCCGGTGCTGCGGCGGGTCCGGGactgggcggcgcgcggccgtgcgggtcgccgcctccgcgcgcgcggCCCCCACCGCCCGGGCTGCCCGAtga